The DNA segment CGCGTGCGGGTTGCCGTGGCGCCGGGGTGACGACTGTAGCGCACCCGGCGCGGATCCGTGGTGGACTCGGGTTTTCGGTCAGCTGAGCACACCACGACACTGGAGGCATGCCGGAAGAACCCAGCGACTCCAGCGAAGCCGACGGTATCGATGCCACCACGGCTGAGGCGTGGGCGGCGCTCGGTGGCAGGCCCGCGCTCGCGCGCGGTGTCACCTACTCGACCGCAGGTGACGTGCTCGCGGCACGGCTGCCCGTCAGGAACATGGCAAGGGCCACCGTCGGCGTCTGCTCGCTGGCTGCCGCCGAGTTGCTGGCAACCCGTGACGGCACCCCGGATCTGCCCTCGGTCAGGGTGCGGGAGAGTGCCGTCGCCACCGCGTTCGTCAGCGAACGGCTCTCCCGCGTCGACGGCGAGGAGCCGGTGACGTTCGCGCCGCTTTCCCGGTTCTGGAGAACCGCGGACGGCTGGGTGCGCACCCACGCCAACTATCCGCACCACCGCGAGCGGCTGCTGCGGGTACTGGGGATCGGCGACGACCCCGATCCCGAGCGGGTCGCGCGGCTGGTCGCGGAAGAACTTCGTACGCGTTCCGCAGTGGCGGTGCGGGAAGCTGTCTACGCCGGTGGCGGGCTCGCGGTCGCCGTCGCGGCGCGACCATGCCTCGCGCCCCGCCCGCTGGTCGAGTTCTCCCGGTGGGGCAGGCCGGTTCCCTTGGGGCTGCCCTCGGCGCGGCTTCCCGCCGAGGGAGTCAAGGTGCTCGATCTGACCAGGGTCATCGCGGGCCCGGTCGGCACGCGCACGCTCGCGCTGCTCGGCGCGGACGTGCTGCGGGTCGACGCGCCATGGCTTGAGGAGAGTCCCGGCGCGCACGCCGACACGGGCATGGGAAAGCGTTCTGCCTCGCTCGACCTCGCCTCCAAGGCGGGGAGGAGGACCTTCCGGGACTTGCTTGGCGCCGCCGATGTGGTGATCACCGGTTACCGGCCGGGAGCGCTGGAGAAGTTCGGTGTCTCGGCCGAAGCCATGCTCGCCGAGCACGAGGGGCTTGTCGTCGCTGAACTGTGCGCGTGGGGCTGGGACGGTCCGTGGGCGGGCCGA comes from the Prauserella marina genome and includes:
- a CDS encoding CoA transferase, with product MPEEPSDSSEADGIDATTAEAWAALGGRPALARGVTYSTAGDVLAARLPVRNMARATVGVCSLAAAELLATRDGTPDLPSVRVRESAVATAFVSERLSRVDGEEPVTFAPLSRFWRTADGWVRTHANYPHHRERLLRVLGIGDDPDPERVARLVAEELRTRSAVAVREAVYAGGGLAVAVAARPCLAPRPLVEFSRWGRPVPLGLPSARLPAEGVKVLDLTRVIAGPVGTRTLALLGADVLRVDAPWLEESPGAHADTGMGKRSASLDLASKAGRRTFRDLLGAADVVITGYRPGALEKFGVSAEAMLAEHEGLVVAELCAWGWDGPWAGRRGFDSLVQAASGIAAIESPGEGKPGALPAQALDHGTGYLLAAAVLRALTERAERGGGLARLSLAGTAYWLMHGIARTEPGKGSYDEGTWLAERPSALGALRYALPPVSYDGAPADWARPPTPWGGDDPVWRDQAVAI